A part of Misgurnus anguillicaudatus chromosome 6, ASM2758022v2, whole genome shotgun sequence genomic DNA contains:
- the dbx1b gene encoding homeobox protein DBX1-B isoform X1: MMLPSIIAPPAMYPNFLRPSAGLSLPPTLQSAFTTHSSFLVEDLLRISRPATVMHRSIPSPSASPPATGATTLNNSAVHVSMFTSLPKRSSSPSLTGNDPNYLKFGVNAILASTPRNASPPPSVQSMSAKTFPFPCFDGSFHPFIRSAYFPVSSSAVPIPGTFTWPLTARGKPRRGMLRRAVFSDVQRKALEKMFQKQKYISKPDRKKLATKLGLKDSQVKIWFQNRRMKWRNCKERELLSSGGCREQTLPTKMNPNPDLSDVGMKFENDLLREESPRAPFCESRGDHELVRDADLHFTSSSVSSKHSDFSDSEDEEITVS, encoded by the exons ATGATGTTGCCAAGTATTATTGCGCCGCCTGCTATGTATCCAAACTTTTTGCGGCCCTCGGCCGGTCTTTCCTTACCACCAACTTTACAGTCGGCTTTTACCACTCACTCGAGTTTTCTGGTGGAGGACCTGTTGCGGATCAGCAGACCTGCCACCGTCATGCACAGGAGCATCCCGTCCCCGAGCGCATCTCCTCCGGCTACGGGAGCCACAACTTTGAATAACTCTGCAGTCCACGTCTCCATGTTTACGTCTTTGCCAAAAAGATCAAGCTCGCCATCACTTACCGGCAACGACCcaaattatttgaaatttgGAGTGAATGCGATTCTCGCGTCAACACCACGAAACG CCTCGCCGCCACCATCAGTACAGAGCATGAGTGCAAAAACATTTCCCTTCCCTTGTTTTGACGGCTCATTCCACCCATTCATCAGATCAGCATATTTCCCAG TTTCGTCTTCAGCAGTGCCAATTCCCGGAACTTTCACATGGCCGCTGACAGCCAGAGGGAAGCCGAGGAGAGGAATGCTTCGCCGGGCCGTTTTCTCCGACGTGCAGCGGAAAGCTCTGGAAAAGATGTTTCAGAAACAAAAGTACATCAGCAAaccagacagaaagaaactggCGACGAAACTCGGCCTCAAAGACTCTCAG GTAAAAATTTGGTTCCAGAATCGACGGATGAAATGGCGCAATTGCAAAGAAAGAGAGCTTCTTTCGTCAGGTGGATGCAGGGAACAAACCCTACCGACGAAAATGAACCCCAATCCTGACTTGAGCGATGTCGGGATGAAGTTTGAAAATGACTTGCTGAGAGAAGAAAGCCCGCGCGCGCCATTCTGCGAGTCTCGCGGAGATCACGAGCTCGTCCGCGACGCAGATTTACATTTCACTTCATCTTCCGTCTCGAGCAAGCACTCAGATTTCTCAGATTCAGAAGACGAGGAAATAACTGTATCATGA
- the dbx1b gene encoding homeobox protein DBX1-B isoform X2 yields the protein MMLPSIIAPPAMYPNFLRPSAGLSLPPTLQSAFTTHSSFLVEDLLRISRPATVMHRSIPSPSASPPATGATTLNNSAVHVSMFTSLPKRSSSPSLTGNDPNYLKFGVNAILASTPRNASPPPSVQSMSAKTFPFPCFDGSFHPFIRSAYFPAVPIPGTFTWPLTARGKPRRGMLRRAVFSDVQRKALEKMFQKQKYISKPDRKKLATKLGLKDSQVKIWFQNRRMKWRNCKERELLSSGGCREQTLPTKMNPNPDLSDVGMKFENDLLREESPRAPFCESRGDHELVRDADLHFTSSSVSSKHSDFSDSEDEEITVS from the exons ATGATGTTGCCAAGTATTATTGCGCCGCCTGCTATGTATCCAAACTTTTTGCGGCCCTCGGCCGGTCTTTCCTTACCACCAACTTTACAGTCGGCTTTTACCACTCACTCGAGTTTTCTGGTGGAGGACCTGTTGCGGATCAGCAGACCTGCCACCGTCATGCACAGGAGCATCCCGTCCCCGAGCGCATCTCCTCCGGCTACGGGAGCCACAACTTTGAATAACTCTGCAGTCCACGTCTCCATGTTTACGTCTTTGCCAAAAAGATCAAGCTCGCCATCACTTACCGGCAACGACCcaaattatttgaaatttgGAGTGAATGCGATTCTCGCGTCAACACCACGAAACG CCTCGCCGCCACCATCAGTACAGAGCATGAGTGCAAAAACATTTCCCTTCCCTTGTTTTGACGGCTCATTCCACCCATTCATCAGATCAGCATATTTCCCAG CAGTGCCAATTCCCGGAACTTTCACATGGCCGCTGACAGCCAGAGGGAAGCCGAGGAGAGGAATGCTTCGCCGGGCCGTTTTCTCCGACGTGCAGCGGAAAGCTCTGGAAAAGATGTTTCAGAAACAAAAGTACATCAGCAAaccagacagaaagaaactggCGACGAAACTCGGCCTCAAAGACTCTCAG GTAAAAATTTGGTTCCAGAATCGACGGATGAAATGGCGCAATTGCAAAGAAAGAGAGCTTCTTTCGTCAGGTGGATGCAGGGAACAAACCCTACCGACGAAAATGAACCCCAATCCTGACTTGAGCGATGTCGGGATGAAGTTTGAAAATGACTTGCTGAGAGAAGAAAGCCCGCGCGCGCCATTCTGCGAGTCTCGCGGAGATCACGAGCTCGTCCGCGACGCAGATTTACATTTCACTTCATCTTCCGTCTCGAGCAAGCACTCAGATTTCTCAGATTCAGAAGACGAGGAAATAACTGTATCATGA